From one Rhodamnia argentea isolate NSW1041297 chromosome 1, ASM2092103v1, whole genome shotgun sequence genomic stretch:
- the LOC115740320 gene encoding sulfate transporter 3.1-like has protein sequence MGNADSDEYPPMESVADGGGHRVAIPPPRPFFESLRCSLKETFFPDDPLRQFKGQPPSRRLVLGLQYVLPILEWGPRYSLGFLRADLVSGVTIASLAIPQGISYAKLANLPPILGLYSSFVPPLVYAMMGSSRDLAVGTVAVASLLTASMLGKEVKASENPTLYLHLAFTATFVAGVFQASLGLLRLGFLVDFLSHATIVGFMAGAATVVCLQQLKGILGLTRFTHETDVISVMRSVFSQTHEWRWESAVLGCCFLFFLLLTRYLSKRRPKFFWISAMAPLMTVILGSLLVYLTHAEKHGVPVIGPLKKGLNPPSSTDLAFGSPYLSTAVKTGIVTGVIALAEGIAVGRSFAMFKNYHIDGNKEMIAFGMMNIAGSCTSCYLTTGPFSRSAVNFNAGCKTAVSNIVMAIAIMFTLMFLTPLFHYTPLVVLSSIIIAAMLGLIDYETAIHLWVVDKFDFVVCMAAYVGVVFGSVEIGLVIAVAISLLRVLLFVARPRTFVLGRIPNCNAYRNIEQYPIAKNVPGILILEINAPIYFANAGYLRERISRWIDEEEDRLKASGEANLQYVILDMGAVGGIDTSGISMLEEIKKTVERRDLKLALANPGGDVMKKLSKSKFVENLGQEWFFLTVEQAVGACNFMLHKCKADTKRDGSDEKWNNV, from the exons ATGGGTAATGCAGACTCTGATGAGTACCCTCCGATGGAGAGCGTGGCGGATGGGGGCGGCCACCGGGTGGCGATCCCCCCGCCCCGGCCCTTCTTCGAATCCCTGAGGTGCTCCCTCAAGGAGACCTTCTTCCCGGACGACCCGCTCCGGCAGTTCAAGGGGCAGCCGCCGTCGAGGCGGCTCGTGCTGGGGCTCCAGTACGTGCTGCCCATCCTGGAGTGGGGGCCGCGGTACAGCCTCGGGTTCCTGCGGGCCGACCTCGTGTCCGGCGTCACCATCGCCAGCCTCGCCATCCCCCAGGGCATCAGCTACGCCAAGCTCGCCAACCTGCCCCCCATACTCGGCCTGT ATTCGAGTTTCGTGCCGCCGCTGGTGTACGCCATGATGGGGAGCTCGAGAGACTTGGCGGTGGGGACGGTGGCGGTGGCATCGCTGCTCACGGCTTCCATGCTGGGGAAGGAAGTGAAAGCGTCCGAGAACCCGACGCTCTACCTACACCTCGCCTTCACCGCCACCTTCGTCGCCGGCGTCTTCCAAGCTTCCTTGGGCTTGCTGAG GCTAGGGTTTCTGGTGGATTTCCTATCGCACGCCACGATAGTCGGGTTCATGGCCGGAGCGGCCACGGTGGTTTGCCTCCAACAGCTCAAAGGCATTCTTGGTCTCACCCGCTTCACCCATGAGACCGACGTCATCTCcgtcatgcgctccgtcttcagcCAGACTCATGAG tGGAGATGGGAAAGTGCTGTCTTGGGGtgttgtttccttttcttcctcctcctcaccaGATACTTG AGCAAGAGGAGGCCCAAGTTCTTCTGGATATCAGCCATGGCTCCGCTGATGACGGTGATCCTGGGAAGTCTTCTGGTTTACCTAACCCACGCTGAAAAGCATGGCGTTCCAGTG ATTGGTCCATTGAAGAAGGGGCTGAACCCACCGTCCAGCACGGATCTGGCATTTGGGTCTCCTTATCTGTCCACGGCTGTCAAAACTGGCATCGTCACCGGCGTTATTGCACTCGCT GAGGGAATAGCAGTTGGACGAAGCTTTGCCATGTTCAAGAATTACCACATTGATGGGAACAAAGAGATGATTGCGTTCGGGATGATGAACATTGCTGGCTCCTGCACTTCTTGCTATCTCACCACTG GACCATTTTCGCGGTCGGCGGTGAACTTCAATGCAGGATGCAAGACGGCGGTGTCGAACATCGTCATGGCGATCGCCATCATGTTCACGTTGATGTTCCTCACGCCTCTGTTCCACTACACGCCCCTCGTGGTGCTGTCATCCATCATAATCGCCGCCATGCTCGGCCTGATCGACTACGAGACCGCCATCCACTTGTGGGTGGTCGATAAGTTCGACTTCGTAGTTTGTATGGCCGCCTATGTCGGCGTCGTCTTTGGCAGCGTTGAGATCGGCTTAGTCATAGCG GTAGCAATATCGTTGCTGAGGGTGTTACTCTTTGTTGCGAGGCCCAGAACATTTGTTCTTGGAAGGATTCCAAACTGCAATGCCTACAGAAACATTGAGCAGTACCCGATTGCCAAAAATGTGCCCGGAATCCTCATATTGGAGATCAACGCTCCGATTTACTTTGCTAACGCGGGCTACTTGAGAGAAAG GATCTCGAGGTGGatcgacgaagaagaagaccgGTTGAAAGCTTCGGGAGAGGCCAATCTGCAATATGTCATCCTAGACATGGGAG CGGTAGGTGGAATTGATACCAGCGGGATAAGCATGCTTGAAGAGATCAAGAAAACCGTGGAAAGAAGAGATCTCAAG CTGGCGTTGGCGAATCCGGGAGGCGACGTGATGAAGAAGCTGAGCAAGTCCAAGTTCGTCGAGAACTTAGGCCAAGAGTGGTTCTTCCTGACCGTCGAACAAGCGGTCGGGGCTTGCAACTTCATGCTTCACAAGTGCAAAGCCGACACGAAGAGAGACGGATCTGATGAGAAGTGGAACAATGTCTGA
- the LOC115740259 gene encoding protein ANTAGONIST OF LIKE HETEROCHROMATIN PROTEIN 1, whose amino-acid sequence MAPGKKSRRSKKESKKLKKRKNISVVPADPNTSDTDWWDVFWRKNSPSPGSVVPEDEAEGFKHYFRVSKETFAYICSLVREDLISRPPSGLINIEGRLLSVEKQVAIALRRLASGESQVSVGAAFGVGQSTVSQVTWRFIEALEERGRHHLKWPDTSRMDKIKARFEAFCGLPNCCGAIDATHIIMTLPAVQTSDDWCDPANNYSMLLQGIVDNELRFLDIVTGLPGGMTGSRLLKFSGFFKLCECGKRLNGNTKTLIEGYEAREYIVGGASYPLLPWLITPYESDVSGFSDSMSDFNAMHESARSLAVKAFSQLKGSWRILSKVMWRPDKQKLPSIILVCCLLHNIILDSGDKLHSDVALPGHHDFGYVEQGCKQVDPLGSALRETLAKNLQRQQESVPS is encoded by the exons ATGGCACCGGGCAAGAAATCGAGGAGGAGCAAGAAGGAATCGAAGAAGTTGAAGAAGCGGAAGAACATCTCCGTCGTCCCCGCAGACCCCAACACCAGCGATACCGATTGGTGGGACGTTTTCTGGCGCAAGAACTCTCCATCCCCAG GTTCTGTTGTACCAGAGGATGAGGCGGAAGGATTCAAGCATTACTTCCGGGTGTCAAAGGAGACTTTCGCCTATATTTGTTCCCTTGTGAGAGAAGACCTTATTTCTAGACCGCCTTCAGGACTCATCAATATCGAAGGGAGGTTACTTAGTGTGGAAAAGCAAGTGGCAATTGCCCTAAGAAGGCTAGCGTCTGGGGAATCCCAAGTTTCCGTTGGAGCTGCCTTTGGAGTCGGACAGTCAACAGTCTCTCAGGTGACCTGGAGGTTTATTGAAGCACTGGAAGAACGGGGCAGACACCATCTTAAGTGGCCAGACACCTCTAGGATGGATAAAATAAAGGCCAGATTTGAGGCATTTTGTGGATTGCCCAACTGTTGCGGGGCCATTGATGCGACACACATCATCATGACCCTTCCGGCTGTGCAAACTTCAGATGATTGGTGTGACCCGGCTAATAACTATAGCATGTTATTGCAGGGAATCGTGGACAACGAGTTGAGGTTTCTTGATATTGTTACAGGTTTACCTGGAGGAATGACAGGGTCCAGACTTCTGAAGTTCTCTGGATTTTTCAAACTCTGTGAATGTGGAAAACGATTGAACGGAAATACAAAGACTTTGATCGAGGGATACGAGGCCAGGGAATACATAGTCGGTGGCGCTTCATACCCTCTCCTTCCATGGCTTATAACTCCTTACGAAAGTGACGTAAGTGGATTTTCAGATTCCATGTCTGATTTTAATGCCATGCATGAATCTGCGAGATCACTCGCTGTGAAGGCATTCTCACAGTTAAAGGGAAGTTGGAGAATCCTCAGCAAAGTCATGTGGAGGCCTGACAAACAGAAGCTACCTAGCATAATATTAGTTTGTTGTTTACTCCACAATATCATTCTCGACAGTGGGGATAAGTTGCATTCAGATGTTGCTTTGCCCGGTCACCATGATTTTGGCTATGTAGAACAGGGTTGCAAGCAAGTTGATCCACTGGGGAGTGCATTGAGGGAAACCCTTGCTAAAAACCTGCAGCGCCAACAAGAGAGTGTTCCATCATAG